From a region of the Odocoileus virginianus isolate 20LAN1187 ecotype Illinois chromosome 1, Ovbor_1.2, whole genome shotgun sequence genome:
- the STARD3NL gene encoding STARD3 N-terminal-like protein yields the protein MNPLPEDMENILTGSQSSHASVRDIHSINPTQLMARIESYEGREKKGISDVRRTFCLFVTFDLLFVTLLWIIELNVNGGIENTLEKEVVWYDYYSSYFDIFLLAVFRFKVLILAYAVCRLRHWWAIALTTAVTSAFLLAKVVLSKLFSQGAFGYVLPIISFILAWIETWFLDFKVLPQEAEEENRLLIVQDASERAALIPGGLSDGQFYSPPESEAGSENEAEEKQDSEKPLLEL from the exons ATGAACCCCCTGCCAGAAGACATGGAGAATATTCTCACGGGGAGTCAGAGCTCACACGCTTCTGTGCGCGACATCCACTCCATCAACCCCACGCAGCTCATGGCCAGGATCGAGTCCTatgaaggaagggagaagaaaggcaTATCTGATGTCAGGAGgactttctgtttgtttgtcaCCTTTGACCTCTTATTTGTAACATTACTGTGGATAATAGAGTTAAAT GTGAATGGAGGTATTGAGAACACGTTAGAGAAAGAGGTGGTGTGGTATGACTACTACTCTTCTTACTTTGATATATTC ctTTTGGCAGTTTTTCGATTTAAAGTGTTAATACTTGCATATGCGGTGTGCAGACTGCGCCATTGGTGGGCCATAGCG TTGACAACAGCAGTGACCAGTGCCTTTTTATTAGCAAAAGTGGTCCTCTCAAAG CTTTTCTCACAAGGAGCTTTTGGCTATGTGCTGCCCATCATTTCCTTCATCCTTGCCTGGATCGAGACATGGTTCCTGGACTTCAAAGTGTTACCTCAAGaggcagaagaagaaaaca GACTCTTGATAGTTCAGGATGCCTCGGAGAGGGCGGCGCTGATACCTGGGGGTCTTTCTGATGGTCAGTTTTATTCTCCTCCTGAATCTGAAGCAG GATCTGAAAATGAAGCTGAAGAAAAGCAGGACAGTGAAAAACCACTTTTAGAACTATGA